In Alteromonas mediterranea DE, a single genomic region encodes these proteins:
- a CDS encoding MFS transporter: MSDLHKWDPEDPDFWEKEGKKIANRNLWISIPSLLAGFAVWLYWGIITVQMLNLGFPFAKAELFTLMSIAGLTGATLRIPSSFFIRLCGGRNTIFFTTALLMIPAMGTGFALQNPDTPLWQFQLLALLSGFGGGNFASSMSNISFFFPKKQQGLALGMNAGLGNFGVTTMQIVVPLFMTFAAFGAFSGDPMTLINASGTLIGKIPAGTESYISNAGFVWLLLLVPLFFLSWFGMNNIRTPEVSPDIGNPLTSFALISVMLGIGLVVAAFGLWLMLPEAANGSGFGVPKEVVLVLVVTATVVILKILPGSIGESLTRQYQIFNNKHTWVMSVIYTMTFGSFIGFAASFPLAIKVIFGYSHVMVDGVMTHDTINPNGPSALMYAWMGPFIGALIRPLGGWISDKIGGALVTQICSIVMIGSALGAAYFMQEAYQSATPEEFFIPFFVLFLILFAATGIGNGSTFRTIAQVFPKEQAGPVLGWTSAVAAYGAFYIPKVIGEQIQATTPEVALIGFAVFYGVCVLINYWFYLRKDGEFYNP; encoded by the coding sequence ATGTCTGATCTGCACAAGTGGGATCCAGAAGACCCCGATTTTTGGGAAAAAGAGGGAAAGAAAATAGCAAATCGCAACCTTTGGATATCGATTCCTAGCTTGCTGGCGGGTTTCGCTGTATGGCTCTACTGGGGCATTATTACCGTCCAAATGCTAAATCTGGGGTTCCCTTTCGCGAAGGCTGAACTCTTTACCTTAATGTCGATAGCTGGGTTAACCGGTGCAACATTGAGAATTCCTAGCAGTTTCTTCATTCGATTATGCGGTGGAAGAAATACTATTTTTTTCACAACGGCACTCTTGATGATACCAGCTATGGGAACGGGGTTTGCGCTACAAAATCCTGACACACCCTTGTGGCAATTTCAGCTACTAGCATTATTGTCTGGTTTCGGTGGCGGAAACTTTGCGTCATCGATGTCTAACATCAGCTTTTTCTTTCCGAAGAAACAGCAAGGTTTAGCACTGGGTATGAACGCGGGTTTGGGTAACTTTGGTGTTACAACGATGCAAATCGTTGTGCCACTGTTCATGACATTCGCGGCCTTTGGCGCGTTTAGTGGCGACCCAATGACGCTAATCAATGCATCAGGTACGCTGATCGGCAAAATCCCTGCAGGTACAGAAAGCTATATTTCAAACGCCGGCTTTGTTTGGTTGTTGTTACTTGTACCCTTATTCTTCCTCTCATGGTTTGGTATGAATAATATTCGTACCCCAGAAGTTTCCCCCGATATTGGTAACCCTTTGACATCTTTCGCGTTGATCAGCGTCATGCTCGGCATTGGTCTGGTTGTTGCTGCTTTTGGCCTGTGGTTAATGCTACCTGAGGCCGCAAACGGTTCCGGATTCGGTGTACCTAAAGAAGTTGTACTAGTACTGGTTGTTACCGCGACAGTGGTCATCTTGAAAATACTACCTGGTTCAATTGGTGAGAGTCTGACTCGTCAGTATCAGATCTTTAACAACAAGCATACCTGGGTGATGAGCGTAATTTACACCATGACGTTTGGTTCATTTATCGGTTTCGCCGCGTCATTCCCGCTAGCAATTAAAGTTATCTTTGGCTATAGCCATGTTATGGTCGATGGCGTAATGACTCATGATACCATCAACCCGAACGGCCCAAGTGCCTTGATGTACGCCTGGATGGGCCCATTCATTGGTGCACTTATTCGTCCGTTAGGTGGCTGGATTTCTGACAAAATCGGCGGTGCGTTAGTCACACAAATATGCTCAATTGTGATGATTGGTAGCGCGCTTGGTGCTGCTTACTTCATGCAGGAAGCCTATCAATCTGCAACACCAGAAGAGTTCTTTATACCATTCTTTGTGTTGTTTCTGATTCTCTTTGCAGCCACAGGCATCGGCAATGGGTCAACCTTCAGAACCATCGCGCAAGTATTCCCTAAAGAACAAGCGGGCCCAGTCCTTGGTTGGACGTCAGCTGTAGCGGCATACGGTGCCTTTTATATTCCCAAAGTTATTGGTGAGCAAATCCAGGCGACCACTCCGGAAGTTGCATTAATTGGGTTTGCAGTGTTCTACGGCGTCTGCGTCTTGATTAATTACTGGTTCTATTTACGTAAGGATGGCGAGTTCTACAATCCTTAG
- the modB gene encoding molybdate ABC transporter permease subunit: MSAGDMQALLLTLKLASTVTIILLFFGIPFSWWLARSHSKLTSLLTALVAMPLILPPTVLGFYLLLLLGPEGPVGKITTQLGIGLFPFTFSGLVIASIIYSLPFTVQPLVSAFEAIPGRTLEVASTLRASPIDAFFSIVLPLSKSGILTAIVLTFAHTVGEFGVILMIGGNIPGETQVVSIQIYDHVESMDYGAAHTLSLIMLVFSFMTLTLLQWIRRRRFAFIPVKSQ, from the coding sequence ATGTCGGCGGGTGATATGCAAGCGTTGCTTCTGACCTTGAAGCTGGCGAGTACGGTAACCATTATCCTGTTGTTTTTCGGAATTCCGTTTTCTTGGTGGTTGGCCAGGTCTCACTCCAAGCTCACAAGTCTGTTAACTGCCCTGGTGGCAATGCCACTTATCTTGCCGCCTACGGTACTCGGATTTTACTTGCTATTGCTGTTAGGCCCAGAGGGACCGGTTGGAAAGATAACTACGCAATTGGGTATTGGTTTATTCCCTTTCACATTTTCAGGCTTAGTCATAGCCTCAATTATTTATTCTTTACCCTTTACAGTACAGCCCCTTGTGTCTGCTTTTGAGGCCATTCCCGGTCGAACACTAGAAGTCGCTTCTACATTAAGAGCCTCACCTATCGATGCCTTCTTTTCTATCGTATTGCCGTTATCTAAGAGCGGTATCCTTACCGCTATAGTGTTGACCTTTGCCCATACAGTTGGTGAATTTGGCGTTATTTTGATGATTGGAGGCAACATTCCGGGAGAAACACAAGTTGTTTCAATTCAAATTTATGACCATGTAGAAAGTATGGATTATGGCGCTGCACACACACTGTCGCTGATCATGCTTGTCTTTTCATTTATGACGTTGACGCTTCTGCAATGGATCCGGCGTCGACGGTTTGCATTCATCCCCGTGAAGAGTCAGTAA
- a CDS encoding NTP transferase domain-containing protein produces MNTIGVILAGGASSRMGQDKALLTISQSTMLTRTYQLLLEASVSKVVISRNDGEAGHISDLYPGKGPLSGIHSAAMRFPDKNLLILPIDLPLMDVCTIQRLLDSGEKFSSNVRFGEHSLPLYLRNTETTRQTLDYTLRCTNSFSVDRFCTHFPLMKLQLRQQSPLFNSNTPEQWRFAMQHFKTSDNSAPTEVRHGTC; encoded by the coding sequence ATGAACACAATTGGCGTTATTTTAGCTGGCGGTGCGTCTAGCCGCATGGGACAAGACAAGGCATTGCTAACGATTTCGCAATCAACCATGTTAACCAGAACTTACCAACTGTTACTTGAAGCATCGGTGAGTAAAGTTGTTATCAGTCGTAATGACGGCGAAGCTGGACATATTTCAGATCTGTATCCAGGTAAGGGGCCATTATCTGGCATTCACAGCGCTGCCATGCGCTTTCCTGACAAAAATCTATTGATACTGCCGATTGATCTGCCGCTAATGGATGTTTGCACAATTCAGCGCTTGTTGGACAGCGGCGAAAAGTTCTCAAGCAATGTCAGATTTGGTGAGCATAGTTTGCCGCTTTACCTACGTAACACCGAAACGACCCGCCAAACCCTGGATTACACGTTGCGGTGTACAAACAGTTTTTCCGTTGACCGCTTTTGCACGCATTTTCCTTTAATGAAGCTGCAACTGCGTCAGCAGTCACCCCTTTTCAATTCAAACACACCAGAACAATGGCGTTTTGCAATGCAACATTTCAAAACGTCTGACAATTCTGCACCAACTGAGGTTCGTCATGGGACATGCTAA
- a CDS encoding porin, with product MKTRLATAIATICAAGLLMPNVSVATGFADFQQAITDGDANVKLRYRYERVDQDNIDKETNASTLLTRLSYKSADFGGFYTQLEFDNVTALGNENFNSTVNGNTNYPVVADPIGSDFNQAYVGFKTESLHITAGRQRINHNDQRFVGGVGWRQNEQTYDGYRLRYDNQSGLNVDYSYIHNVNRIFGTDSPNSDLGGNIHLLNVTYKINADHKVAGFAYELDFDTANAIATRTLGVSYDGKVSAVNIHAAYARQNETGDNPTDFSTDYLALELSTKLSAVNVGIGYESLGSDNGKGFTTPLATLHKFQGFADKFLATPGQGINDLYVKASGSIGKLKLLGVWHQFESDVGSVDYGNEFNFNATYPVYKNTNFLLRYANYSADDFAVDTNKLWAMMAFTF from the coding sequence ATGAAAACACGATTAGCAACGGCTATCGCTACAATATGTGCAGCAGGTTTGTTAATGCCAAATGTTTCGGTTGCAACCGGTTTCGCAGACTTTCAACAAGCTATTACTGATGGTGACGCAAACGTTAAACTGCGTTATCGATACGAGCGGGTTGATCAGGATAACATTGACAAAGAGACCAATGCTTCAACCTTGCTTACCCGACTAAGTTACAAAAGTGCCGATTTTGGTGGCTTTTACACCCAACTAGAGTTCGATAACGTTACCGCTTTGGGCAACGAAAACTTTAATAGTACCGTCAATGGCAATACCAACTATCCTGTGGTTGCAGACCCGATTGGATCCGATTTCAACCAAGCCTATGTCGGTTTCAAAACTGAGTCATTGCATATTACTGCGGGTCGTCAGCGTATCAATCACAATGATCAAAGATTCGTGGGTGGCGTTGGTTGGCGTCAAAATGAACAGACCTACGATGGCTATCGTCTAAGATATGATAATCAGTCTGGCCTGAATGTTGACTACAGTTACATACACAACGTCAATCGGATTTTTGGTACAGATAGCCCCAATTCTGATTTAGGTGGCAACATACATCTGTTGAATGTCACTTATAAAATTAATGCTGATCACAAAGTAGCGGGCTTTGCCTATGAACTAGACTTTGATACAGCCAATGCAATCGCAACCCGCACACTCGGGGTGAGTTATGATGGCAAGGTGTCTGCTGTCAACATTCACGCGGCTTATGCACGTCAAAATGAAACCGGTGACAATCCAACAGACTTTTCCACTGATTACCTGGCATTGGAGTTAAGCACTAAATTATCAGCGGTCAACGTGGGTATAGGTTACGAGTCACTTGGTAGCGATAACGGCAAAGGATTCACAACGCCTTTGGCGACTCTACATAAATTTCAGGGGTTCGCTGATAAGTTTCTCGCCACGCCTGGACAGGGGATTAACGATCTCTACGTCAAGGCGTCCGGCAGTATTGGTAAGCTGAAACTGTTGGGTGTATGGCACCAATTTGAATCAGATGTAGGTTCAGTAGATTATGGCAATGAGTTTAATTTCAACGCCACTTATCCTGTATATAAAAATACAAACTTTTTACTGCGCTATGCCAACTACAGTGCCGATGATTTCGCGGTTGACACCAACAAATTGTGGGCAATGATGGCTTTCACTTTCTAG
- the moaD gene encoding molybdopterin converting factor subunit 1, translating to MIQIKFFASLRESIGISSLNLEYAGESTVADVAKELVERGEEWRLLEERDVLCAVNQTLCGKDARVNDGDEIAFFPPVTGG from the coding sequence ATGATACAGATTAAATTTTTCGCAAGTCTTCGAGAAAGCATAGGTATATCTTCTTTAAACCTTGAATATGCCGGTGAAAGCACTGTAGCCGATGTCGCAAAAGAGCTTGTTGAGCGTGGTGAAGAGTGGCGTTTGCTTGAAGAAAGAGATGTGTTGTGTGCGGTTAATCAAACTCTTTGTGGAAAGGACGCAAGAGTAAATGATGGCGACGAAATCGCGTTTTTCCCGCCGGTGACAGGAGGTTAA
- a CDS encoding YbaN family protein gives MLTGLLACLCGIVGIVLPLVPTTPFLLLSAFCFSKSSNALHQWLLSQPALGRVINDWEQSGMIALKTKVVASACMMAMVAAALLIGEYAYWMMTLVLTISILVLTFIWSRPSQV, from the coding sequence ATGCTCACAGGTTTATTGGCCTGTCTTTGCGGAATTGTCGGGATAGTATTGCCGTTAGTTCCAACTACGCCCTTTCTACTTTTATCTGCTTTTTGCTTTTCTAAAAGCTCGAACGCACTGCATCAGTGGCTACTATCGCAGCCAGCGCTTGGAAGAGTGATAAACGATTGGGAGCAGTCCGGTATGATTGCACTTAAAACTAAGGTCGTTGCTAGTGCTTGCATGATGGCAATGGTAGCTGCTGCGTTACTCATTGGCGAATATGCCTATTGGATGATGACTTTGGTACTCACCATATCTATTCTCGTTTTAACCTTTATATGGAGCAGACCCAGTCAGGTTTGA
- the modA gene encoding molybdate ABC transporter substrate-binding protein — protein MRLKLILLLISLFVHSNVNADELLIAAASDLKFAMTDIVSLFESANPGVAVRTSFGSSGKFRTQIRNGAPYDLYFSADISFPQQLNALGYSSSAVIPYAKGRLVLLSHKNDMSNSQLTSLLHANFERIAIANPRHAPYGMRAKEVLQQAGLWTQLTSKIIYGDSVSHTAQFIVNRHVDAGIVALSLVKSASNSSKASYLLIPETLHSPLIQGFIVTQRGGDNPSAWLFHSFMQSGEVAKILTEYGFETPNQEAISDVGG, from the coding sequence ATGCGTTTAAAGCTAATCTTGTTATTGATAAGTCTGTTTGTTCATTCGAATGTGAATGCTGATGAGCTGTTAATCGCTGCAGCGTCAGATCTTAAATTTGCAATGACAGACATCGTCAGTTTATTTGAATCAGCTAATCCAGGCGTAGCAGTTAGAACTTCGTTTGGCTCATCAGGCAAGTTTCGTACGCAAATCCGCAATGGCGCACCTTATGACCTGTATTTTTCAGCAGACATTAGTTTTCCACAGCAGTTAAATGCGTTGGGGTATTCTTCGTCGGCTGTTATCCCTTATGCAAAGGGCAGGTTGGTATTACTGAGTCATAAAAACGATATGTCCAATAGCCAACTCACTTCTTTGCTTCATGCTAACTTTGAGCGAATCGCTATAGCTAATCCACGACACGCTCCCTATGGCATGAGAGCCAAAGAGGTACTGCAACAAGCTGGTTTGTGGACTCAGCTGACTTCAAAAATCATCTATGGTGATAGCGTTTCCCATACTGCTCAATTTATTGTTAATCGGCATGTTGACGCCGGTATTGTAGCCTTGTCGCTGGTCAAGTCTGCATCGAACTCCTCAAAAGCGTCCTACTTATTGATACCAGAGACTCTCCATTCTCCGCTGATTCAAGGCTTTATTGTCACCCAACGCGGCGGAGATAACCCTTCAGCATGGCTATTTCATTCCTTCATGCAAAGTGGAGAAGTCGCAAAAATACTTACAGAATATGGGTTTGAAACACCTAATCAGGAGGCTATAAGTGATGTCGGCGGGTGA
- a CDS encoding copper resistance protein CopD, with protein sequence MGATVWTGGHIVLSLAVLPRVLKENSPERLLEFESAFERIGKPAMLVQIITGLLLAHRLLPDVYLWLDWSNPVSRVVGMKLMLLALTILLAADAKLRVLPKLSNKNLWDMAAHIIAVTLLSVLFVIVGVSFKTGWLY encoded by the coding sequence TTGGGAGCGACCGTATGGACAGGTGGCCATATTGTATTGTCTCTTGCTGTTTTACCCAGAGTGTTGAAAGAGAATTCTCCTGAGCGTTTGCTGGAATTTGAATCGGCGTTTGAGCGTATTGGTAAACCAGCAATGCTAGTCCAAATCATCACAGGTTTACTGTTGGCGCATCGACTATTGCCCGACGTTTATTTATGGCTGGATTGGAGTAATCCTGTCTCCAGAGTAGTAGGTATGAAGTTAATGTTACTCGCGTTAACTATTTTGCTTGCTGCTGACGCGAAACTCAGAGTCTTACCAAAATTATCTAATAAAAATTTATGGGATATGGCAGCCCATATTATTGCTGTTACCTTGCTTTCTGTTCTCTTCGTAATCGTCGGCGTATCTTTCAAGACAGGCTGGCTGTATTAG
- the moaA gene encoding GTP 3',8-cyclase MoaA yields the protein MNLQDSFGRRFNYLRLSVTELCNFRCNYCLPDGNDCNTPKGGLSVKEIQTLVQVFAGLGTTKVRITGGEPALRKDLCEIIETCKKVDGIKKVALTTNGFKLNQDIERYKQAGIDAINVSADSLDPRMFAAITGKQKLEEILLGIERAAQLGVSSIKLNTVMLKQFNYKELDAFFDYLRSHKVTWRFIELMQTGDNKGFFDKNHVAGQTIKDRLIEQGWQRIIRETDAGPAQEFMHPEFAGNIGLIMPYSEDFCESCNRLRVSAQGKLHLCLFAEQGISIRSFLSVGDVSGAQQAIVSHLQQKHSQHFLHQGFTGATKQLAMLGG from the coding sequence ATGAACTTACAAGACTCATTCGGAAGAAGATTCAATTACCTGAGACTCTCAGTAACTGAGCTGTGCAATTTCCGCTGTAATTACTGTCTTCCTGATGGCAACGACTGCAACACACCCAAAGGTGGTTTGTCAGTGAAAGAAATTCAAACCTTGGTGCAAGTGTTTGCCGGCTTGGGTACAACCAAAGTGCGTATTACTGGTGGCGAACCAGCACTGCGCAAAGATTTGTGTGAAATCATCGAAACCTGCAAGAAAGTCGATGGCATTAAAAAAGTCGCACTGACAACCAACGGTTTCAAACTCAATCAGGATATCGAAAGGTACAAGCAGGCTGGTATTGACGCGATAAATGTCAGTGCGGACAGCTTAGATCCTCGAATGTTTGCGGCGATCACAGGCAAACAAAAGCTGGAGGAAATACTGCTGGGTATCGAACGGGCAGCTCAGTTAGGTGTAAGCAGTATTAAGTTAAACACGGTCATGCTCAAGCAGTTCAATTACAAAGAGTTAGATGCATTTTTTGACTACTTACGTTCCCACAAGGTTACCTGGCGATTCATTGAGCTTATGCAGACCGGTGACAACAAAGGTTTTTTTGATAAAAACCATGTCGCCGGACAAACGATCAAGGATCGACTCATTGAGCAAGGGTGGCAGCGCATCATAAGAGAAACAGATGCCGGGCCTGCACAGGAATTCATGCACCCCGAATTTGCGGGGAATATCGGCCTTATCATGCCTTATAGCGAAGATTTCTGTGAGTCATGCAATCGCTTGCGTGTTTCCGCACAAGGCAAACTGCATCTATGCCTGTTTGCAGAGCAAGGGATCAGTATCCGCTCTTTCTTGTCGGTCGGCGATGTATCAGGTGCTCAGCAGGCTATTGTTTCTCATCTTCAACAAAAACACAGTCAGCATTTTCTGCATCAAGGGTTCACTGGTGCAACAAAGCAACTGGCTATGCTAGGAGGTTAA
- the moeA gene encoding molybdopterin molybdotransferase MoeA, whose amino-acid sequence MGCGCNAKGLMPIEQAKQIIWDTITPINDIEQCDLDSALDRVLAEDVVSPINVPGFDNSAMDGYAIRHQDLSSAKTFNLVGKSFAGNPFNGELGKHQCVRIMTGAQIPEGADAVVMQENTVANNNEITVTHSVKLGEAIRIAGSDIAKKSIVLSKGKRLNAIDIGLLASIGISNVPVLRKLKVALFSTGDELLQPGDTPQQGKIFDSNRPMLRAMLRRLGAEVLDLGVIEDDPDKIRDAFIQADANADCVITSGGVSVGEADYTREILEEIGQVDFWKLAIKPGKPLAFGRLDNSLFFGLPGNPVSAAVTFDQIAAPSLSLLAGCTPEGKIAVKAIAKSKFKKKPGRTDYQRAVCYRDDNGQLIVDSGGSQSSGVLSCFTTSNCYAVLENSRGMVEPGESVNVQWFDAVLR is encoded by the coding sequence ATGGGGTGCGGTTGCAACGCAAAAGGCCTTATGCCAATAGAACAAGCAAAACAGATCATCTGGGACACTATCACGCCGATTAACGATATAGAGCAATGCGACCTCGATTCAGCATTAGATAGAGTGCTGGCCGAAGACGTGGTTTCCCCTATCAACGTCCCAGGTTTCGATAATTCCGCAATGGATGGCTATGCAATTCGCCATCAGGATCTGTCTTCTGCCAAGACTTTCAATTTGGTCGGAAAAAGCTTTGCCGGCAACCCATTCAACGGCGAGTTAGGCAAACATCAGTGCGTGCGAATTATGACCGGCGCGCAAATCCCAGAAGGTGCAGACGCAGTGGTAATGCAAGAAAATACGGTTGCCAATAATAATGAAATCACGGTCACGCATAGTGTAAAGCTAGGTGAAGCAATTCGCATTGCAGGCAGTGACATCGCCAAAAAATCCATCGTACTGTCAAAAGGAAAGCGACTAAATGCAATAGATATTGGGCTTCTCGCGTCCATAGGTATTAGCAATGTACCAGTTCTCCGCAAACTCAAAGTGGCACTGTTTTCAACCGGTGATGAGTTACTACAGCCGGGAGATACGCCGCAACAAGGCAAAATCTTTGATAGCAATCGCCCCATGCTTCGCGCGATGCTACGGCGTCTTGGCGCTGAGGTTCTGGACTTAGGTGTGATTGAAGATGACCCGGACAAAATCCGTGATGCCTTTATCCAAGCTGATGCAAATGCAGATTGCGTAATCACTTCTGGCGGTGTATCAGTAGGTGAAGCTGACTATACGCGCGAAATCCTCGAGGAGATAGGTCAAGTAGACTTTTGGAAGCTGGCGATTAAACCTGGCAAACCACTCGCTTTCGGCAGATTGGATAACAGTTTGTTTTTTGGCCTCCCGGGTAATCCAGTATCAGCAGCAGTAACCTTTGACCAAATTGCCGCCCCCTCCTTATCACTTTTAGCCGGCTGTACACCAGAAGGAAAAATCGCTGTTAAAGCCATTGCGAAAAGTAAGTTTAAAAAGAAACCGGGCCGAACTGACTATCAACGCGCAGTCTGTTACCGGGATGACAATGGTCAACTGATAGTCGACTCTGGAGGTTCACAAAGTTCAGGCGTACTGTCCTGTTTTACCACAAGCAATTGTTATGCAGTGCTGGAGAACAGTCGAGGAATGGTAGAGCCGGGAGAATCCGTGAACGTGCAATGGTTTGATGCGGTATTGAGATAA
- the modC gene encoding molybdenum ABC transporter ATP-binding protein gives MDPASTVCIHPREESVIVELGYKLSKGRFNLNVELELPETGISVLYGHSGCGKTTLLRCVAGLEKEAAGHFSIGNEVWDSPKSKLKPHKRAIGYVFQEPSLFSHLSVKDNLDYGIKRTIEASKKSLDEAIAVLGIEHLLDQKPQALSGGEAQRVGIARALALNPKILLFDEPLASLDDDRKREILPYLKRVKRQLSIPMLYVTHAAPEVAMLADHVVVMHEGRVVSSDSLAASLSNESSPLKLNGEISTVLTGQVTEIDKHWHLACLSIYDQKLWLPDAKLSIGDEVRVQILSKDIGLANSAGDASFQNVLKAEIVAINEGEHPSQAIVKAAAGEHAFMVMVTKRALANLALDVGSQVLLQVKSVAIHS, from the coding sequence ATGGATCCGGCGTCGACGGTTTGCATTCATCCCCGTGAAGAGTCAGTAATTGTGGAGCTGGGCTATAAGCTTTCTAAAGGGCGTTTTAATCTGAATGTTGAGCTTGAACTCCCCGAAACAGGGATTAGCGTGCTTTATGGGCATTCAGGTTGTGGTAAGACAACGTTACTGCGCTGTGTCGCTGGCTTAGAAAAAGAGGCAGCTGGACACTTTTCTATCGGTAATGAAGTTTGGGATAGCCCGAAATCTAAGCTTAAGCCGCATAAGAGAGCCATAGGATATGTCTTTCAAGAGCCAAGTCTGTTCAGTCATCTCAGTGTGAAAGACAATCTCGACTATGGTATAAAACGCACCATTGAGGCGAGCAAGAAGAGCCTGGATGAAGCAATCGCAGTCTTGGGTATTGAACACTTATTGGATCAGAAACCTCAAGCGTTATCAGGTGGGGAAGCACAGCGTGTTGGCATAGCTCGCGCGTTGGCGTTGAACCCCAAAATCTTGTTGTTTGATGAGCCTCTGGCATCACTTGACGATGACCGAAAACGCGAGATATTACCCTACCTAAAGCGAGTTAAGCGGCAACTGAGCATACCAATGTTATACGTTACTCACGCTGCGCCAGAAGTGGCAATGCTTGCAGACCATGTTGTTGTTATGCATGAAGGCAGGGTGGTATCCAGTGATTCACTGGCGGCGTCGCTTTCAAATGAAAGCTCACCACTAAAATTAAATGGTGAAATATCAACCGTTCTGACCGGGCAAGTTACTGAAATAGACAAACATTGGCATTTAGCCTGTTTATCCATTTATGACCAAAAGCTATGGCTCCCCGATGCCAAGCTTTCTATTGGTGATGAAGTAAGAGTTCAGATTCTAAGCAAAGATATCGGCTTGGCTAATTCTGCAGGTGACGCCAGTTTTCAGAATGTGCTCAAAGCTGAGATTGTGGCAATTAATGAGGGTGAGCATCCAAGTCAAGCAATTGTTAAGGCTGCTGCTGGTGAGCATGCTTTTATGGTTATGGTAACCAAACGCGCATTAGCAAACTTGGCTTTAGACGTTGGTAGCCAAGTGTTGTTGCAGGTAAAGTCAGTCGCAATTCACAGTTGA
- the moaE gene encoding molybdopterin synthase catalytic subunit MoaE: MISVQRGDFDHCEQYQALKEEADGDGAVVTFTGLVRDFNIQGAVSGIRIEHYPGMTEKSLMHICSEARKRWQLGQIRVIHRVGTIGPQEQIVFVGVTSKHRKNAFEACEFIIDYLKTSAPLWKQEGTSEGMKWVTSRSSDQEAMDRWANTASLS, from the coding sequence ATGATTAGTGTTCAGCGTGGCGATTTTGATCATTGTGAACAATACCAGGCGCTCAAGGAGGAGGCGGATGGCGACGGTGCCGTAGTCACTTTTACGGGGTTGGTCAGAGATTTCAATATCCAGGGTGCCGTGTCAGGCATTCGTATAGAGCATTACCCTGGGATGACCGAAAAATCGCTGATGCATATCTGTAGTGAAGCGCGAAAACGTTGGCAGTTGGGGCAAATAAGAGTCATCCATCGAGTGGGTACAATTGGGCCACAAGAGCAGATTGTGTTCGTTGGCGTGACATCCAAGCATCGAAAAAACGCATTTGAGGCGTGTGAGTTCATTATTGATTACCTTAAGACCAGTGCACCTTTATGGAAACAAGAAGGTACCTCAGAAGGCATGAAATGGGTCACCAGTAGGTCCTCCGATCAGGAGGCAATGGATCGCTGGGCTAATACAGCCAGCCTGTCTTGA
- the narL gene encoding two-component system response regulator NarL, with translation MFEDKPATIMMVDDHPLLRKGLNQLIEFEDDLEVIGEASSGKEAIEMAVQLEPDLITLDLNMQGMDGLETLKHLRDKGVDSRIIMLTVSDNDEDVVEAVRSGADGYLLKDMDPEDIVDKLREAALGKMVMSAKLTEVLATALRKPERAGSRALASLTSRELEILKLIAKGMSNKLIARELDISDGTVKVHVKHFLKKLNLRSRVEAAVWXG, from the coding sequence ATGTTCGAAGACAAACCCGCCACCATCATGATGGTCGACGACCATCCTTTATTGCGTAAAGGATTAAACCAACTCATCGAATTTGAAGATGATTTAGAAGTCATTGGTGAGGCGAGCTCAGGAAAAGAAGCCATCGAAATGGCAGTGCAGTTGGAGCCTGACCTGATCACGCTAGACTTAAACATGCAAGGTATGGACGGACTCGAAACGCTTAAGCATCTTCGTGATAAAGGTGTTGACTCGCGCATAATCATGTTGACGGTATCTGACAATGATGAAGATGTTGTTGAAGCGGTGCGTTCAGGCGCCGATGGTTATCTGCTTAAAGACATGGATCCCGAAGACATTGTCGACAAACTGCGTGAAGCCGCGCTTGGCAAAATGGTGATGAGTGCAAAACTGACTGAAGTGTTGGCAACGGCATTAAGAAAACCTGAAAGAGCCGGAAGCCGTGCATTGGCCAGCCTGACCAGTCGAGAACTGGAGATCCTCAAACTTATCGCCAAAGGCATGAGTAATAAACTCATTGCTCGGGAATTGGATATTTCAGATGGCACAGTAAAAGTCCATGTGAAGCACTTTCTCAAAAAACTGAATCTACGCTCTCGCGTGGAAGCAGCGGTATGGATNGGTTAA